The genomic interval ACAGGAACGGCAGCATGACCACGTGGCCGGTGAACATGGCGCACAGCACGGCGATGCCGTAGAATACGACCGTCTCAAGCGCGAGTATGCCCAGCCAGATGAGCAGCGGCTCGATGACGAGTTCGAAACGCGTCGCCTCGATGAGCACGGCGAGGCCGAAGATCACGGCCTCAGCCGAAAGCAGCATTAAAAGGCCCGCCAGCAGATGCGTGCGGAACATGCATCCGCGCCGGATCGGCAGGGAGGCGGCCAGTCCCGCGCCGCGCGGCGTGTACAGATAGCCGAACATGGCGGCGGCTGCGAGCAGACCCGCGCAAAACGCTGTCAGCGGCAGCAGCATCTGCGTCTCGGAGAGAATGACGTTCGAGAGATAGCTGCTCTGCTCGGCCGACACATACGGTATCGTCGAGCGCGCGTTGAGCAGCACACCCGGCAGCATGATAAACAGAATCACGCCGTATATGACCCACAGCGGCCACCAGCGCGACAGGCACTTGCGAAACTCCGTTCCGTTACAGAAGGATGTCTTTGACGGCATAGTCCGCACCTCCCAGTTCATAAATAAAGATCTCTTCAAGCGTCAGCGGCACCACGTCGAGGTACTGCGGCTGCGCGGTGGACAGGCGGTTCGTGACCTCGGCGGCGTCGCCGTGCACGATCAGCGTGTGCAGGTGGCCCTGACTGCTCTGGTGCAGGATGTCGAGCCCCTCGGGCAGCTTCGCCTCGTCCGGCAGGGCGACGAGCACCTTGACGATGTTGGCCTGCAGCTCCGCGAGCGGGTGCTCGAGCAGGACCTTGCCGTCGTTCATGATGCCCACGTGGTCGCACACGTCCTCGAGCTCGCGCAGGTTGTGCGACGAGATGAGCACGGTCGTGCCGTTTTCGGCCACGTCGGCCAGCACGAGGTTCCAGACCTGGCGGCGCATGACGGGGTCGAGCCCGTCGACCGGCTCGTCGAGGATGAGCACGTCCGGCCGCAGGCTCATCGCCAGCCAGAACGCGGCCTGCTTCTGCATGCCCTTGGACAGGCGGCGGATCTGCCGCTTCGGGTCGAGCTGAAACACCTCGCCGAGCTTCTGATAGCGCTCGGCGTCAAACTTCGGGTAGATGCCGCGGTAGTAGCGCATCATGTCCGGGATCGTCGCCTGCGGGAAATAGAACACGTCGTCCGGGATGTAGGCGATGCGCGCCTTGACGGCCGGGTTTTCGTACACGGGCTGGCCGTCGATGTCGATCGCGCCGCTGTCCGGGCGGTAGATGCCCGTCAGGTGGCGGATGAGCGTGGACTTGCCCGCGCCGTTCGGCCCGACGAGGCCGTACACCGCGCCGCGCGGCACGGTCATGGTCACGCCGTCGAGCGCGCGGAAGCCGTCAAACGTTTTGACGACATCTTTGACTTCAATCATGGTTCGTTCCTCCTTCGGGAATGCGGCGGCGCAGCTCCTCACTGCGCATGCCGAGGTACAGCAGCTCCTGCACGGCCGCGTCGAACTGCTGCAGCAGGGCGACCTGCCGCGCGGGATCGTCCGGGATCTGGGCGCAGACGTAGCTGCCGCGTCCGGCGACGGAGCAGATGTAGCCCTCCGTCTCCAGCTCGTGGTAGGCGCGCTGGATCGTGTTCGGGTTGATGGTCAGCTGCGTGGACAGCTCGCGCACCGAGGGCAGCTTTTCGCCCAGCGGCAGCGTGCCGGACACGATCAGCCGGCGCAGCCCGTCGCGCACCTGTTCGTAGATCGGCCGGGAATCGCGGTAATTGATCGAGATCGTAGTGCAACACCAACTTTCTGTAGCGTATTAACTGTATTAACCGTGTTGGTACAGTTAAGGTACCATGCGTCGGCGCATCTGTCAAGGGGTAAGATGGATTTCGGCATAAAAAGTTCCCGGACGGCGTTGCGCCGTCCGGGAACTGCTCTATTTATTTCTGCCCCTCGCGGCTTTCGAGATAGACCATCAGCGTCGCAATGTCGGCGGGGGAGACGCCGGAGATGCGGCTGGCCTGGCCGAGGCTCGCGGGGCGGATGTCGCTGAGCTTCTGCCGCGCCTCGAGCCGCAGACAGGACACCTGCCGATAGTCGAGATCCGGCGGCAGCAGCCGCTCTTCGAGCCGGGTGAACTCCGCCACCTGCCGCAGCTGGCGCTGGATGTAGCCCGCGTACTTGAGCCGGATCTCCGCCTGCTCGGTCACGACGCGCGGCAGCTCCGGCCGCGCGGGGTCGAACGGCGCGAGGTCGGCATATGTGATCTGCGGCCGGCGCAGGAGGTCGGCCAGACTCACGCCCGAGCTCGTCGGCGCGGTGCCGCGCGCGGTGAGCATCGCGGCGAGGGCGTCCGACGGGGCGAGGTGCGTTTTCTCCAGCCGGGTGCACTCGGCGTCCACCAGCCGGTATTTTTGCTGCACGGCGGCAAAGCGCTCGTCCGATACCAGCCCGATCCGGTGGCCGATGGCGCTCAGGCGCTCGTCGGCGTTGTCCTGCCGGTGCAGCAGGCGGTACTCCGAGCGGGAGGTCATGATGCGGTACGGTTCGTTCGTGCCCTTGGTCACGAGGTCGTCCACGAGCGTGCCGATGTACCC from Clostridiales bacterium carries:
- a CDS encoding ABC transporter ATP-binding protein; translation: MIEVKDVVKTFDGFRALDGVTMTVPRGAVYGLVGPNGAGKSTLIRHLTGIYRPDSGAIDIDGQPVYENPAVKARIAYIPDDVFYFPQATIPDMMRYYRGIYPKFDAERYQKLGEVFQLDPKRQIRRLSKGMQKQAAFWLAMSLRPDVLILDEPVDGLDPVMRRQVWNLVLADVAENGTTVLISSHNLRELEDVCDHVGIMNDGKVLLEHPLAELQANIVKVLVALPDEAKLPEGLDILHQSSQGHLHTLIVHGDAAEVTNRLSTAQPQYLDVVPLTLEEIFIYELGGADYAVKDILL
- a CDS encoding GntR family transcriptional regulator, whose product is MRDGLRRLIVSGTLPLGEKLPSVRELSTQLTINPNTIQRAYHELETEGYICSVAGRGSYVCAQIPDDPARQVALLQQFDAAVQELLYLGMRSEELRRRIPEGGTNHD